A genomic segment from Triticum dicoccoides isolate Atlit2015 ecotype Zavitan chromosome 1A, WEW_v2.0, whole genome shotgun sequence encodes:
- the LOC119293025 gene encoding ketol-acid reductoisomerase, chloroplastic: MAAPTSSAASTLAPFSHPKTLAAATAAGGSSSVAFSPAASHPACALSVSGARRRAVAAMVAAPAKVGAAMPSLDFDTAVFNKEKVSLAGHEEYIVRGGRNLFPLLPEAFKGVKQIGVIGWGSQGPAQAQNLRDSLVEAKSDIVVKIGLRKGSKSFEEARGAGFTEENGTLGDIWETVSGSDLVLLLISDSAQADNYEKIFSHMKPNSILGLSHGFLLGHLQSHGLDFPKNISVVAVCPKGMGPSVRRLYVQGKEVNGAGINASFAVHQDVDGRATDVALGWSVALGSPFTFATTLEQEYKSDIFGERGILLGAVHGIVEALFRRYTEQGMDEELAYKSTVEGITGIISKTISKKGMLEVYNSLSEEGKKEFNKAYSASFYPCMDILYECYEDVASGSEIRSVVLAGRRFYDKEGLPAFPMGKIDQTRMWKVGEKVRSTRPDGDLGPLHPFTAGVYVALMMAQIEVLRKKGHSYSEIINESVIESVDSLNPFMHARGVAFMVDNCSTTARLGSRKWAPRFDYILTQQAFVTVDKDEPVNQDLISNFMSDPVHGAIEVCAELRPTVDISVTADADFVRPELRQSA, from the exons ATGGCGGCGCCCACCTCCTCCGCGGCATCCACCCTCGCCCCCTTCTCCCAccccaaaaccctagccgccgccaccgccgccggaggCTCATCCTCTGTCGCCTTCTCTCCGGCCGCCTCCCACCCCGCATGCGCCCTATCAGTCTCGGGCGCCCGCCGCCGCGCGGTCGCCGCCATGGTCGCGGCCCCGGCCAAGGTCGGCGCCGCCATGCCGTCGCTCGACTTCGACACCGCCGTCTTCAACAAGGAGAAGGTCTCCCTCGCCGGCCACGAGGAG TACATCGTGAGGGGCGGGCGCAACCTCTTCCCGCTGCTCCCGGAGGCCTTCAAGGGCGTCAAGCAGATCGGGGTCATCGGATGGGGCTCCCAG GGTCCGGCGCAGGCCCAGAACCTGAGGGATTCCTTGGTGGAAGCCAAGTCTGACATCGTCGTCAAG ATTGGCCTCAGGAAAGGTTCCAAGTCTTTTGAGGAAGCACGTGGTGCTGGATTCACCGAGGAGAACGGAACCTTGGGAGACATATGGGAGACGGTCTCTGGCAGTGATCTTGTGCTGCTGTTGATCTCAGATTCTGCCCAG GCAGACAACTATGAGAAGATCTTCTCTCACATGAAACCAAACAGCATTCTTGGTTTATCTCACGGGTTTCTCCTTGGACATCTGCAATCACATGGCCTTGATTTCCCTAAGAACATCAGCGTGGTTGCTGTATGCCCCAAGGGAATGGGTCCATCAGTTCGGAGACTGTATGTTCAGGGCAAGGAAGTAAATGGTGCTGGCATCAACGCTAGCTTTGCTGTTCACCAG GATGTTGATGGAAGGGCCACTGATGTTGCTCTTGGGTGGTCGGTTGCACTAGGATCCCCGTTCACCTTTGCTACCACTCTAGAACAGGAGTACAAGAGTGATATCTTTGGGGAGCGAG GAATTTTGCTGGGTGCTGTTCATGGCATCGTGGAGGCTCTGTTTAGGAGATACACAGAGCAAGGAATGGACGAGGAGCTGGCATACAAAAGCACTGTGGAGGGCATCACTGGAATTATCTCCAAGACCATCTCAAAGAAG GGGATGCTTGAAGTATACAACTCCTTGAGCGAGGAAGGCAAAAAGGAGTTCAACAAGGCATACAGTGCATCATTTTACCCTTGCATGGACATACTCTACGAATGCTACGAAGATGTTGCCTCTGGAAGTGAAATCCGGAGTGTTGTGTTGGCTGGTCGGAGGTTCTAT GACAAGGAAGGCCTTCCTGCTTTCCCTATGGGCAAAATCGACCAAACTCGGATGTGGAAGGTCGGCGAAAAGGTGCGCTCGACCCGGCCAGATGGTGACCTTGGCCCTCTCCACCCCTTCACGGCTGGAGTTTATGTTGCACTTATGATGGCCCAG ATTGAGGTGCTGAGGAAGAAGGGGCACTCCTACTCTGAGATCATCAACGAGAGCGTGATCGAGTCGGTGGACTCGCTGAACCCGTTCATGCACGCGCGAGGGGTGGCCTTCATGGTGGACAACTGCTCGACGACGGCACGGCTGGGGTCGAGGAAGTGGGCGCCCCGTTTCGACTACATCCTGACCCAGCAGGCGTTTGTGACGGTGGACAAGGACGAGCCCGTCAACCAGGACCTCATCAGCAACTTCATGTCAGACCCTGTCCATGGCGCCATTGAGGTCTGCGCCGAGCTGAGGCCCACCGTCGACATCTCGGTGACGGCCGACGCGGACTTTGTGCGCCCAGAGCTCCGGCAGTCTGCCTAG
- the LOC119356328 gene encoding phospholipase A1-II 6-like, with the protein MACESANATATPLMIVSDWSMQLRTNQYAFVSSCPISQCHANFTSPSSSRQAHKQAQESRSRHCRRVYKGRAWASQPLHVVVQVWTTAVLGEQWSLVGLITATAAARWKELHGERSWEGLLRPLDLELRRKVIWYGEMAQATYDAFNHERHSPHAGLSRFGRKRFFERVMLPGHAAAYRVTRFLYATSSAHAAKAVAFVKGGHPRSRCRESNWIGYVAVATDAGKSVLGRRDVVVAWRGTIQALEWTNNLEFAMAHPSGILGDATGADAMVHRGWLSIYTSTDPASTHNKDSARSQVLAEVRKLVDTYKDEEVSITVTGHSLGAALATLSAFDIAENGYNCTASATFPVTAFAFASPRVGGASFKKRLDTAAAAGLRVLRVRNARDIVPGYPALPYHDVGAELVIDTSASPYLKAPGDENLWHNLECYLHGVAGAPTASGQGFEHVVERDVALVNKSYDALKEEHGVPAAWWVPWNRGMVKGGDGRWRLVDCEDEDDREDAAVPPVNK; encoded by the exons ATGGCCTGCGAAAGTGCGAATGCCACTGCCACCCCACTGATGATCGTCTCCGATTGGAGCATGCAATTGCGGACGAATCAATACGCGTTTGTGTCGTCGTGCCCCATATCGCAATGTCACGCCaatttcacctccccttcgtcatcGCGCCAAGCGCACAAGCAAGCTCAGGAAAGCAGGAGCCGCCATTGCCGCCGCGTGTATAAAGGTCGAGCATGGGCAAGCCAGCCGCTGCATGTAGTAGTGCAGGTGTGGACGACGGCCGTGTTGGGCGAGCAATGGAGCCTCGTTGGACTGATCACGgccacggcggcggcgaggtggaagGAGCTCCACGGCGAGCGGTCGTGGGAGGGGCTGCTGCGGCCGCTGGACCTGGAGCTCCGGCGCAAGGtgatctggtacggtgagatggcgCAGGCCACGTACGACGCGTTCAACCACGAGAGGCACTCGCCGCACGCCGGACTCTCGCGGTTCGGCAGGAAGCGCTTCTTCGAGCGCGTGATGCTGCCGGGCCACGCCGCCGCGTACCGGGTCACCAGGTTCCTGTACGCCACGTCCTCCGCCCACGCCGCGAAGGCCGTCGCGTTCGTGAAGGGCGGCCATCCGCGGAGCCGGTGCAGGGAGTCCAACTGGATCGGGTACGTCGCAGTGGCCACCGACGCGGGGAAGTCCGTGCTCGGGCGCCGGGACGTGGTCGTCGCGTGGCGCGGCACCATCCAGGCGCTGGAGTGGACCAACAACCTCGAGTTCGCCATGGCGCATCCCAGTGGCATCCTTGGCGACGCCACCGGCGCCGACGCCATGGTGCACCGCGGCTGGCTCTCCATCTACACCTCCACCGACCCGGCCTCCACCCACAACAAGGACAGCGCCAGAAGCCAG GTGCTGGCTGAGGTGCGGAAGCTGGTGGACACGTACAAGGACGAGGAGGTGAGCATCACGGTGACCGGGCACAGCCTCGGGGCTGCCCTGGCCACGCTAAGCGCGTTCGACATCGCCGAGAACGGCTACAACTGCACGGCCTCGGCGACGTTCCCGGTCACGGCGTTCGCGTTCGCCAGCCCGCGCGTGGGCGGCGCAAGCTTCAAGAAGCGGTTGGACACCGCGGCGGCCGCCGGCCTCCGTGTCCTGCGCGTCCGCAACGCCCGGGACATCGTGCCCGGGTACCCGGCGCTGCCGTACCACGACGTGGGCGCCGAGCTGGTCATCGACACCAGCGCGTCGCCGTACCTGAAGGCGCCCGGCGACGAGAACCTGTGGCACAACCTGGAATGCTACCTGCACGGGGTGGCGGGCGCGCCGACGGCCTCCGGACAGGGTTTCGAGCATGTGGTGGAGCGGGACGTGGCGCTGGTGAACAAGTCGTACGACGCACTCAAGGAGGAGCATGGGGTGCCGGCGGCGTGGTGGGTGCCGTGGAACAGGGGCATGGTGAAGGGGGGCGACGGGCGCTGGAGGCTGGTGGACTGCGAGGACGAGGACGACAGGGAGGACGCCGCCGTGCCGCCGGTGAACAAGTGA